The Erythrobacter sp. JK5 genome includes a region encoding these proteins:
- a CDS encoding pitrilysin family protein has translation MILRSSRMRLATTSLAALGLALAVPAAPAFADGHTAGESEAADANSLTELVSQVSIPYEEFQLENGLTVIVHEDRKAPIVGVAVWYNVGSKDEPEGKTGFAHLFEHLMFNGSENAPNDYFQYLQEMGATDYNGTTNFDRTNYFQTVPRPALERALWLESDRMGYLLGAVTQEKLDNQRGVVQNEKRQGDNQPGGLVFYEILDKMFPREHPYGHSVIGSMADLDAASMEDVRSWFRDKYGPNNATLVLAGDVSAAEARPLVEKWFGPIARGPVNNPAQAEIPTLSEDVRSIMKDKVAATNITKYWHAPGITSEELAALNIGASILGGLASSRLDEVLVRDEQLAVGVGAGNFDFQRTGILLVSATLKPGVELATLEARLDELVAEFIAEGPSEDEVRRAATSQLAGTIRGLEQVGGFDGKAVTLARGEVLAGDPGFYKRQFDVLATLTPADVKAAMQRWMTKPSFTLVLEPGERDAEYEEAASVASADDNASERDRAAEQITVSQVRPAPPIASVAQLDFPDVERATLANGMQVTYAQRDAVPATYVTLSFNAGTAADPVDKRGLEDLTLNLFDEGTQNLTSQEIAETRERLGLTISTGGGSDRSTFTLSALTANLEPSLDLFREIVLEPAFNPADLERVRTQTITGIKQQMTSPQGIAFRAIGPEVFGEANPYGGPSTVESVASITREDLVTFKDTWIRPDNGEVFVISDKPLAEIVDVLNGVFGDWTAPAAAKGEKSFSLDDAPDAGNRIVLINRPNSPQSFILGAQLTPLDASDPAYVDFTNANNSLGGNFLARLNMNLRETKGWSYGVRGGPQARENAVVYSISGGVQADRTGDSLREMMRETSEFLTTSGVTDEELARNVAAEIGELPGQFETSPAVLDALQDNALFGRPDDYYEKLVDRYGAQTRASLDAAARAALEVEKFVWVVVGDASKVQPQLEGIGMPVEVRELPADE, from the coding sequence ATGATCTTGCGTTCTTCTCGCATGCGCCTTGCCACCACCAGCCTCGCCGCGCTCGGGCTCGCGCTCGCGGTTCCCGCCGCGCCCGCCTTCGCCGATGGCCACACGGCCGGCGAAAGCGAAGCGGCAGACGCCAATTCGCTCACCGAACTGGTCTCGCAGGTCTCGATCCCGTACGAGGAATTCCAGCTCGAAAACGGCCTGACCGTGATCGTGCACGAGGACCGCAAGGCGCCGATCGTCGGGGTCGCGGTGTGGTACAACGTCGGCTCGAAGGACGAACCCGAAGGCAAGACCGGCTTTGCCCACCTGTTCGAACACCTGATGTTCAACGGTTCGGAAAACGCCCCCAACGACTATTTCCAGTATCTGCAGGAAATGGGCGCGACCGATTACAACGGCACCACCAATTTCGACCGCACCAACTATTTCCAGACGGTGCCGCGCCCCGCGCTCGAACGCGCGCTGTGGCTGGAAAGCGACCGCATGGGCTACCTGCTCGGCGCGGTGACGCAGGAAAAGCTCGATAACCAGCGCGGCGTCGTCCAGAACGAAAAGCGCCAGGGCGACAACCAGCCGGGCGGCCTCGTCTTCTACGAGATCCTCGACAAGATGTTTCCCAGGGAGCACCCCTACGGCCATTCGGTGATCGGCTCGATGGCCGATCTCGACGCGGCCTCGATGGAAGACGTGCGCAGCTGGTTCCGCGACAAGTACGGCCCCAACAATGCGACGCTGGTGCTCGCCGGCGACGTGTCGGCCGCGGAAGCACGTCCGCTGGTCGAAAAATGGTTCGGCCCGATCGCGCGCGGCCCGGTCAACAATCCGGCCCAGGCGGAAATTCCGACGCTGAGCGAGGATGTCCGTTCGATCATGAAGGACAAGGTCGCGGCGACCAACATCACGAAATACTGGCACGCCCCGGGCATCACCAGCGAGGAACTCGCCGCGCTCAATATCGGTGCCAGCATCCTCGGCGGGCTGGCTTCGAGCCGGCTCGACGAAGTACTGGTGCGCGACGAACAGCTCGCGGTCGGCGTGGGCGCGGGCAATTTCGATTTCCAGCGCACCGGCATCCTGCTGGTCAGCGCCACGCTGAAACCGGGCGTCGAGCTCGCTACGCTCGAAGCCCGGCTCGATGAACTCGTCGCCGAATTCATCGCCGAAGGCCCGAGCGAGGACGAGGTGCGCCGCGCCGCGACCAGCCAGCTGGCCGGCACGATCCGCGGGCTCGAACAGGTCGGCGGCTTTGACGGCAAGGCGGTCACGCTGGCGCGCGGTGAAGTGCTCGCGGGGGATCCCGGCTTCTACAAGCGCCAGTTCGACGTGCTCGCCACGCTCACCCCCGCCGACGTCAAGGCGGCGATGCAGCGCTGGATGACCAAACCCAGCTTCACGCTGGTGCTTGAACCGGGCGAACGCGACGCGGAATACGAAGAAGCCGCCTCGGTCGCGAGTGCGGACGACAACGCCTCGGAACGCGACCGCGCGGCCGAACAGATCACCGTCTCGCAGGTCCGCCCCGCCCCGCCGATCGCCAGCGTGGCGCAGCTCGACTTCCCCGATGTCGAGCGCGCGACGCTCGCCAACGGCATGCAGGTCACCTACGCGCAGCGCGACGCTGTCCCCGCGACCTACGTGACGCTGTCCTTCAATGCCGGCACCGCGGCCGATCCGGTCGACAAGCGCGGTCTCGAAGACCTGACGCTCAACCTGTTCGACGAGGGCACGCAAAACCTCACGTCGCAGGAAATCGCCGAAACGCGCGAGCGGCTGGGCCTGACGATTTCGACCGGCGGCGGGTCCGACCGTTCGACCTTCACGCTTTCCGCCCTGACCGCCAATCTCGAACCGTCTCTCGACCTGTTCCGCGAAATCGTGCTCGAACCGGCGTTCAACCCCGCCGACCTCGAACGGGTGCGGACGCAGACGATCACCGGGATCAAGCAGCAGATGACCTCGCCGCAGGGCATCGCGTTCCGCGCGATCGGCCCCGAAGTTTTCGGCGAGGCCAATCCCTACGGCGGCCCCAGCACTGTCGAAAGCGTCGCGTCGATCACGCGCGAAGACCTGGTGACCTTCAAGGATACCTGGATCCGCCCGGACAATGGCGAGGTGTTCGTGATCTCCGACAAGCCGCTGGCGGAGATCGTCGATGTGCTCAACGGCGTGTTCGGCGACTGGACTGCGCCTGCGGCGGCGAAGGGCGAGAAGAGCTTTTCGCTCGACGATGCCCCCGATGCGGGCAATCGCATCGTGCTGATCAACCGCCCGAATTCGCCGCAGAGCTTTATCCTCGGGGCGCAGCTGACCCCGCTCGATGCGAGCGATCCGGCCTATGTCGATTTCACCAACGCCAACAATTCGCTCGGCGGAAACTTCCTCGCGCGGCTCAACATGAACCTGCGCGAGACCAAGGGCTGGAGCTATGGCGTACGCGGCGGGCCGCAGGCGCGCGAGAACGCGGTGGTCTACTCGATCAGCGGCGGCGTGCAGGCCGACCGGACCGGGGATTCGCTGCGCGAGATGATGCGCGAGACCAGCGAGTTCCTGACCACCAGCGGCGTGACCGACGAAGAGCTGGCGCGCAACGTCGCGGCCGAGATCGGCGAGCTGCCCGGTCAGTTCGAAACCTCGCCCGCGGTGCTCGATGCGCTGCAGGACAACGCCCTGTTCGGCCGTCCCGACGATTATTACGAGAAGCTGGTCGACCGCTACGGCGCGCAGACCCGCGCCAGTCTCGACGCAGCGGCGCGCGCCGCGCTCGAGGTCGAGAAATTCGTCTGGGTGGTGGTCGGCGATGCCAGCAAGGTGCAGCCGCAGCTCGAGGGGATCGGCATGCCGGTCGAGGTTCGCGAGCTTCCGGCAGACGAGTGA
- the clpB gene encoding ATP-dependent chaperone ClpB: MNLEKFTDRAKGFLQSAQTVAIRMNHQRITPLHLLKALLEDEEGMAAGLIQRAGGQPALAISAVDAGLGKIPVVTGGGAQQTPGLDNDAVRVLDQAEQVAEKAGDSYVTVEMMLVALALAPGAAGEAMKAASVTPQSLNSAIDQLRGGRKADSASAESSYDAMEKYARDLTQAARDGKLDPVIGRDEEIRRTVQILARRTKNNPALIGEPGTGKTAIAEGLALRIANGDVPDSLKGRTLMSLDMGSLIAGAKYRGEFEERLKSVLDEVKNAEGNIILFIDEMHTLIGAGASEGSMDASNLLKPALSRGELHCIGATTLDEYQKYVEKDPALQRRFQPVYIEEPSVEDTISILRGIKDKYELHHGVRITDGSIVAAAKLSDRYISNRFLPDKAIDLMDEAASRIRMEVESKPEEIEALDRRIIQLKIEESALAKEGDDASKDRLGNLRKELADLEQESAELTTRWQNERDKIEAESKIKEQLDHARLELEQAQREGDLAKAGELSYGTIPELEKRLEAAEGLTENALLREEVTEEDIASVVSRSTGIPIDKMMEGERDKLLQMEELLGKRVIGQEEAIVAVSKAVRRARAGLQDPGRPLGSFLFLGPTGVGKTELTKALAEFLFDDDQAMVRIDMSEFMEKHSVARLIGAPPGYVGYDEGGVLTEAVRRRPYQVVLFDEVEKAHADVFNVLLQVIDDGRLTDGQGRVVDFSNTLIILTSNLGSQFLSNLGDDQKVADVEDQVMDVVRGHFRPEFLNRLDEIILFHRLAMEHMAPIVAIQIRRVQKLLDDRKITLDLTDAALRWLGRVGYDPVYGARPLKRAVQRYLQDPLAEMLLEGEVNDGATVRIDEGDGELQMTVES; this comes from the coding sequence ATGAATCTCGAAAAGTTCACCGATCGCGCCAAGGGCTTCCTGCAAAGCGCGCAGACCGTTGCGATCCGCATGAACCATCAGCGGATCACGCCGCTGCATCTGCTCAAGGCATTGCTCGAGGACGAAGAGGGCATGGCCGCCGGGCTGATCCAGCGCGCGGGCGGTCAGCCGGCGCTCGCAATCAGCGCGGTCGATGCCGGGCTGGGTAAAATTCCGGTGGTGACCGGCGGCGGCGCGCAGCAGACCCCGGGACTCGACAACGATGCCGTGCGGGTGCTCGACCAGGCCGAACAGGTCGCCGAAAAGGCGGGCGATTCCTATGTCACCGTGGAGATGATGCTGGTCGCTCTGGCGCTCGCGCCGGGTGCTGCGGGCGAAGCGATGAAGGCGGCGAGCGTCACCCCGCAAAGCCTCAATTCGGCGATCGACCAGCTGCGCGGCGGGCGCAAGGCCGACAGCGCCAGCGCCGAAAGCTCGTACGACGCGATGGAGAAATACGCGCGCGACCTCACCCAGGCGGCGCGCGACGGCAAGCTCGATCCGGTGATCGGCCGCGACGAGGAAATCCGCCGCACCGTCCAGATCCTCGCGCGGCGGACCAAGAACAACCCCGCGCTGATCGGCGAGCCCGGCACCGGCAAGACCGCGATCGCCGAGGGGCTGGCGCTGCGCATCGCCAACGGCGACGTGCCCGACAGCCTGAAGGGCCGCACGCTGATGAGCCTCGACATGGGGTCGCTGATCGCGGGCGCGAAATATCGCGGCGAGTTCGAGGAACGGCTCAAGTCCGTGCTCGACGAGGTCAAGAACGCCGAAGGCAACATCATCCTGTTCATCGACGAGATGCACACGCTGATCGGGGCGGGCGCGAGCGAAGGCTCGATGGACGCCTCGAACCTGCTGAAGCCCGCGCTCAGCCGCGGCGAGCTGCACTGCATCGGCGCGACCACGCTCGACGAATACCAGAAGTATGTCGAGAAGGACCCGGCGCTCCAGCGGCGGTTCCAGCCGGTCTATATCGAGGAACCCAGCGTCGAGGACACGATCTCGATCCTGCGCGGGATCAAGGACAAGTACGAGCTGCACCACGGCGTGCGCATCACCGATGGCAGCATCGTCGCCGCGGCGAAGCTGTCCGATCGCTACATCTCGAACCGGTTCCTGCCCGACAAGGCGATCGACCTGATGGACGAGGCCGCGAGCCGGATCCGGATGGAAGTGGAATCGAAGCCCGAGGAAATCGAGGCGCTCGACCGGCGCATCATCCAGCTCAAGATCGAGGAAAGCGCGCTCGCCAAGGAAGGCGACGACGCGTCGAAGGACCGGCTCGGCAACCTGCGCAAGGAGCTGGCCGATCTCGAGCAGGAAAGCGCCGAGCTGACCACCCGCTGGCAGAACGAGCGCGACAAGATCGAAGCCGAGAGCAAGATCAAGGAACAGCTCGACCACGCGCGGCTCGAGCTCGAACAGGCGCAGCGCGAGGGCGACCTCGCGAAGGCGGGCGAGCTGTCCTACGGCACCATACCCGAGCTTGAAAAGCGGCTCGAGGCTGCCGAGGGCCTGACCGAGAATGCGCTGCTGCGCGAAGAGGTTACCGAAGAGGACATCGCCAGCGTCGTCAGCCGCTCGACCGGCATTCCGATCGACAAGATGATGGAAGGCGAACGCGACAAGCTGCTGCAGATGGAAGAGCTGCTCGGCAAGCGGGTGATTGGCCAGGAGGAGGCCATCGTTGCCGTGTCCAAGGCGGTGCGCCGGGCGCGCGCCGGTTTGCAGGACCCGGGCCGCCCGCTCGGCAGCTTCCTGTTCCTGGGCCCCACCGGCGTCGGCAAGACCGAGCTGACCAAGGCATTGGCCGAATTCCTGTTCGACGACGATCAGGCGATGGTCCGGATCGACATGAGCGAGTTCATGGAGAAGCATTCGGTCGCCCGCCTGATCGGCGCGCCTCCGGGCTATGTCGGCTACGACGAGGGCGGGGTGCTGACCGAAGCGGTGCGCCGTCGCCCGTATCAGGTGGTGCTGTTCGACGAGGTCGAGAAAGCGCATGCCGACGTGTTCAACGTGCTGCTGCAGGTGATCGACGACGGGCGGCTCACCGACGGGCAGGGCCGGGTGGTGGATTTTTCCAACACGCTGATCATCCTCACCTCGAACCTCGGCAGCCAGTTCCTGTCGAACCTGGGCGACGACCAGAAGGTCGCCGATGTCGAGGACCAGGTGATGGACGTGGTGCGCGGACATTTCCGCCCCGAGTTTCTGAACCGGCTGGACGAGATCATCCTGTTCCACCGTCTGGCGATGGAGCACATGGCGCCGATCGTCGCGATCCAGATCAGGCGGGTGCAGAAGCTGCTCGACGACCGCAAGATCACGCTCGACCTCACCGATGCCGCGCTGCGCTGGCTCGGGCGGGTCGGCTACGATCCGGTGTATGGCGCACGGCCCCTGAAGCGCGCGGTCCAGCGCTATCTGCAGGACCCGCTGGCCGAGATGCTGCTCGAAGGCGAGGTGAACGATGGCGCGACTGTCAGAATCGACGAAGGCGACGGCGAATTGCAAATGACCGTCGAATCCTGA
- a CDS encoding DUF4287 domain-containing protein — MASPEDQLATMLANIPEKTGKTLDQWIALIRASGLEKHGEIMKLLKGEHGVGHGFANLIVSKSRETGEEIDLVAAQYSGAKAGLRPLYEEIVTFAQSLGGDVEIAPKKASVSLRRKKQFALVTPATKTRIDLGLALKGDEPQGRLENYNAMCSHRVRLESADDFDAEVKGWMKEAYSRAG, encoded by the coding sequence ATGGCATCACCCGAAGACCAGCTGGCGACGATGCTGGCGAACATTCCGGAAAAGACCGGCAAGACGCTCGACCAATGGATCGCGCTGATCCGGGCAAGCGGACTCGAAAAGCACGGCGAGATCATGAAACTGCTGAAAGGCGAACACGGCGTCGGGCACGGCTTTGCCAACCTGATCGTCTCGAAATCCAGGGAGACCGGCGAGGAAATCGATCTGGTCGCAGCGCAATATTCCGGCGCGAAGGCCGGGTTGCGCCCGCTCTACGAGGAGATCGTGACATTCGCGCAATCGCTGGGCGGCGATGTCGAGATCGCGCCCAAGAAAGCCAGCGTCAGCCTACGCCGCAAGAAGCAGTTCGCGCTGGTGACACCGGCGACGAAGACCCGCATCGACCTCGGCCTGGCGCTGAAGGGCGATGAGCCGCAGGGGCGGCTGGAGAACTACAACGCGATGTGCAGCCACCGCGTGCGGCTGGAAAGCGCGGACGACTTCGATGCCGAGGTCAAAGGCTGGATGAAGGAGGCCTATTCGCGCGCGGGCTGA
- a CDS encoding peroxidase family protein, whose amino-acid sequence MKSVLVKFLYRVAALLARLSPGLARRINALAIGRLVKVTRTRPHPWSTYSDHVSWRGLTDRSYSARHLPATDIPDLPDLHGVGDLFRVPEGREQRLCPKSTCLFPAFAQYLTDGFIRTMVSNKFGTGETIEDRRRNTSNHEIDLCPLYGRTVEQVRALRTLSEHPDERGRLKSEVIDGEEWPLRLFQPGGEAFNPEFTDAEGKPLLDTPLGIDHTTAQRRETLFAVGGDRANAAPQVSMINVLFLREHNRLASAIAAGNPHWNDDRVFDAARACTVVMFIKIVVEEYINHINSTPLMLIADAVSAWRAGWNRPNWITAEFSLLYRWHSLVPDRMVWGGEALPGNALRLNNARLLARGLAQAFADISGNRATELGLHNTVGWLIEVEEKAVDQARLNRIAPFVAYQGAFGHRPARDWADINPDPAIQDELRALYGEVGRVEFYPGLFAQPRTPDGPLPPLLQTMVAVDAFSQALTNPLLSEHVWGDPEVQRDTFTPEGIEAIADTRTLRDILDRNSAGVGERFVGMTREGWQRGRE is encoded by the coding sequence ATGAAAAGCGTCCTCGTAAAATTCCTCTACCGCGTCGCCGCGTTGCTTGCGCGCCTTTCGCCGGGCCTTGCGCGGCGGATCAACGCCCTAGCGATCGGGCGGCTGGTCAAGGTTACCCGCACGCGTCCGCATCCCTGGAGCACCTACAGCGATCACGTGAGCTGGCGCGGGCTGACCGATCGCAGCTACAGCGCGCGGCACCTGCCTGCGACCGATATCCCCGACCTGCCCGACCTGCACGGCGTCGGCGACCTGTTCCGTGTGCCGGAGGGGCGCGAGCAGCGTCTCTGCCCCAAGTCGACCTGCCTGTTTCCGGCCTTTGCGCAATATCTCACGGACGGGTTCATCCGCACCATGGTCTCGAACAAATTCGGCACCGGCGAGACGATCGAGGACCGGCGACGCAACACTTCGAACCACGAGATCGACCTGTGCCCGCTCTACGGGCGCACGGTCGAGCAGGTGCGGGCCTTGCGGACGCTTTCCGAACACCCCGACGAACGTGGCAGGCTCAAGTCCGAAGTAATCGACGGGGAGGAATGGCCGCTCAGGCTGTTCCAGCCGGGGGGAGAGGCCTTCAACCCCGAATTCACCGACGCGGAGGGCAAGCCGCTGCTCGATACCCCGCTCGGGATCGATCACACCACCGCGCAGAGGCGCGAAACCCTGTTCGCGGTCGGCGGCGACCGGGCCAATGCCGCTCCGCAGGTCAGCATGATCAACGTGCTGTTCCTGCGCGAGCACAACCGGCTGGCGAGCGCGATCGCGGCCGGCAATCCGCACTGGAACGACGACCGCGTATTCGATGCCGCGCGCGCCTGCACGGTAGTGATGTTCATCAAGATCGTGGTCGAGGAGTACATCAACCACATCAATTCCACCCCGCTGATGCTGATCGCCGATGCCGTCTCGGCATGGCGCGCGGGCTGGAACCGGCCCAACTGGATCACCGCCGAATTCAGTCTGCTGTATCGCTGGCATTCGCTGGTGCCGGACCGGATGGTGTGGGGCGGAGAGGCGTTGCCGGGCAATGCGCTGCGGCTCAACAACGCGCGCTTGCTCGCGCGCGGCCTCGCGCAGGCGTTTGCCGATATCAGCGGCAACCGGGCGACCGAGCTGGGGCTGCACAACACGGTCGGCTGGCTGATCGAGGTCGAGGAGAAGGCGGTCGACCAGGCGCGGCTGAACCGGATCGCACCCTTCGTCGCGTATCAGGGTGCGTTCGGGCACCGACCCGCGCGCGACTGGGCGGACATCAACCCCGACCCGGCAATCCAGGATGAGCTGCGCGCGCTCTATGGCGAGGTCGGGCGGGTCGAATTCTATCCCGGCCTGTTCGCACAGCCGCGCACGCCGGACGGCCCGCTACCGCCCCTGCTGCAAACGATGGTTGCGGTCGATGCGTTTTCGCAGGCGCTCACCAACCCGCTGTTGTCCGAGCATGTCTGGGGCGATCCCGAGGTGCAGCGCGATACGTTCACGCCCGAAGGGATCGAGGCGATCGCGGACACCAGGACCCTGCGCGATATCCTCGATCGCAACTCGGCCGGGGTGGGCGAGCGGTTCGTCGGCATGACTCGCGAAGGCTGGCAGCGCGGACGCGAGTAG
- a CDS encoding acylase, whose protein sequence is MKWIVRGVITVAALAIVAFVALATWEPFFAHRSAAPPARAYTAEIVRDEFGVPHIYGKTDPDVAFGVAIAHAEDDFFTLQDVIAMSRGRYGAIAGEEGATFDYVYHLLDARGTAERQYPQLPADSRALFEAYASGLNQYARDHADEVKLANLFPVNGEDVAAGFVLRQPFFYGLGNVIAPLVAGEPLRREFGPDIPGFPRAEPAPDAEEQTAMTGTHPLPWGEDAALLGSNAWAVAPERAGGPTTLISNSHQPLRGGVAWYEFSVESEDGWHFTGANFPGSPFPFLGHNRHLGWTNTVNRPDMVDVYMLETDAGGKRYKLDGEWRELEEKTVILPVRFGPITLPVPRTVHRAKHGPAIVNDQGTFAIRYGGIDSVAQIDAYYRINKATSFDEWQSQMARMAIPSTNFIFADETGTIAYIYNAAIPDRPELDEVRANWRGVLPGDRSELIWQGTVDYAEIPKLVNPASGWLYNANNEPFTAAGPGSDLPRDAFSPVLGIEEKQTNRSRRAYKLLTEAGTLDRAALEAIKYDMAYEREGYIDRMWDDLDMMQADGRRGEARDLLLGWDFTADGKGRADALAYLLIRDFMSAEYQNKPWPLMADKLDEAAAHLMTHFGRLDPPLSDLLRLRQGDKDLPLTGGSDTLRAMTTWKVDPDGRLNLVHGDSFIQWVEWPTDGGRVFSRSIQPFGAATTRPGSPHYTDQMQLFVDHKLKPVYFWRDDVLANAKRRYTVTNTAD, encoded by the coding sequence ATGAAATGGATTGTGCGCGGTGTCATCACCGTGGCCGCGCTGGCGATCGTGGCGTTCGTGGCGCTGGCGACGTGGGAACCGTTCTTCGCGCATCGCAGCGCGGCCCCGCCCGCACGCGCCTACACGGCGGAGATCGTCCGCGACGAATTCGGCGTCCCGCATATCTACGGCAAGACCGACCCCGACGTCGCATTCGGCGTCGCCATCGCCCATGCCGAGGATGATTTCTTCACCCTGCAGGACGTGATCGCCATGTCGCGCGGGCGCTATGGCGCGATCGCGGGCGAAGAGGGCGCGACCTTCGATTATGTCTATCATCTGCTCGATGCGCGCGGCACGGCCGAGCGACAGTACCCGCAACTGCCCGCAGATTCCCGCGCGCTGTTCGAAGCCTATGCCAGCGGCCTCAACCAGTACGCCAGGGATCACGCGGACGAGGTCAAGCTTGCCAACCTGTTCCCGGTCAACGGCGAAGACGTCGCCGCCGGCTTCGTGCTGCGCCAGCCGTTCTTCTACGGGCTCGGCAACGTCATCGCGCCGCTGGTCGCGGGCGAGCCGCTGCGGCGTGAATTTGGGCCGGACATTCCGGGTTTTCCAAGGGCCGAGCCTGCTCCCGATGCAGAAGAACAGACCGCCATGACTGGCACCCATCCGCTGCCGTGGGGCGAGGATGCGGCGCTGCTCGGGTCGAATGCCTGGGCGGTCGCGCCCGAACGCGCGGGCGGTCCGACCACGCTGATCTCGAATTCGCACCAGCCCCTGCGCGGCGGGGTCGCGTGGTACGAATTCAGCGTCGAGAGCGAGGACGGCTGGCATTTCACCGGGGCGAATTTCCCCGGATCGCCCTTCCCGTTCCTCGGCCACAACCGGCATCTCGGCTGGACCAACACGGTCAACCGGCCCGACATGGTCGATGTCTACATGCTCGAAACCGACGCCGGCGGGAAGCGCTACAAGCTCGACGGCGAATGGCGCGAGCTTGAGGAAAAAACGGTGATCCTGCCCGTCAGGTTCGGCCCGATCACCCTGCCGGTGCCGCGCACCGTTCATCGCGCGAAGCACGGCCCGGCGATCGTCAACGATCAGGGCACTTTCGCGATCCGGTATGGCGGGATCGACAGCGTCGCACAGATCGATGCCTATTACCGCATCAACAAGGCGACCAGCTTCGATGAATGGCAAAGCCAGATGGCGCGCATGGCGATCCCCAGCACCAACTTCATCTTCGCCGACGAAACCGGCACGATCGCCTATATCTACAACGCGGCGATCCCCGACCGGCCCGAACTGGACGAGGTCCGCGCCAACTGGCGCGGCGTGCTGCCGGGCGATCGCAGCGAGCTGATCTGGCAGGGCACAGTCGACTACGCCGAGATTCCCAAGCTGGTCAATCCGGCCAGCGGCTGGCTCTACAACGCCAACAACGAACCGTTCACGGCGGCGGGGCCGGGCAGCGATCTGCCGCGCGACGCGTTTTCGCCCGTGCTCGGGATCGAGGAAAAGCAGACCAACCGCTCGCGCCGTGCGTACAAGCTGCTGACCGAAGCGGGCACGCTCGACCGCGCCGCGCTGGAGGCGATCAAGTACGACATGGCCTACGAACGCGAAGGCTATATCGACCGGATGTGGGACGATCTCGACATGATGCAGGCCGACGGGCGCCGGGGCGAGGCGCGCGACCTGCTGCTCGGCTGGGATTTCACCGCCGACGGCAAGGGCCGCGCCGATGCGCTGGCCTATCTCCTGATCCGCGATTTCATGTCGGCCGAGTATCAGAACAAGCCGTGGCCGCTGATGGCCGACAAGCTCGACGAGGCCGCTGCGCATCTGATGACGCATTTCGGACGGCTCGATCCGCCGCTGTCCGACCTGCTGCGGCTGCGCCAGGGCGACAAGGACCTGCCGCTGACCGGCGGTTCGGACACGCTGCGGGCGATGACGACCTGGAAGGTCGATCCCGACGGGCGGCTCAACCTCGTGCATGGCGACAGTTTCATCCAGTGGGTCGAGTGGCCGACAGACGGCGGGCGGGTGTTCTCGCGTTCGATCCAGCCGTTCGGCGCGGCCACCACCCGGCCCGGCAGCCCGCATTACACCGACCAGATGCAGCTGTTCGTCGATCACAAGTTGAAGCCGGTTTATTTCTGGCGCGACGACGTGCTCGCCAATGCAAAGCGTCGCTATACCGTAACCAACACTGCCGATTGA
- a CDS encoding SRPBCC domain-containing protein, translated as MSEASATAPQASEKAVYKVFIAAPVETVWNELVRTDEVLPFFFGSVCRTTGELTVGKPMAMETPNGKYRTVVGTVLEFDPPRRYSHTFKFTAYDDPPCTVTYELEPVEGGTEFSLVTTNVPVGTKTEKGMAQGGQFIVDTFKSVVETGRPSLGKRFLLGVMGLAAPFTPKECRSENWPFERIANL; from the coding sequence ATGAGCGAAGCAAGCGCGACCGCGCCGCAGGCGAGCGAGAAGGCCGTGTACAAGGTGTTCATCGCCGCGCCGGTCGAGACGGTGTGGAACGAGCTGGTCAGAACCGACGAGGTGCTGCCGTTCTTCTTCGGATCGGTGTGCCGGACAACCGGCGAGCTGACGGTGGGCAAGCCGATGGCGATGGAAACGCCGAACGGCAAGTATCGCACCGTGGTCGGCACGGTGCTCGAATTCGATCCTCCGCGCCGCTATTCGCACACCTTCAAGTTCACCGCCTACGACGACCCGCCCTGCACCGTCACCTACGAGTTGGAGCCGGTCGAGGGCGGGACCGAATTTTCGCTCGTCACCACCAACGTCCCCGTCGGCACCAAGACCGAAAAGGGTATGGCGCAGGGCGGACAGTTCATCGTCGATACGTTCAAGTCCGTGGTCGAAACCGGCAGGCCCTCGCTCGGCAAGCGGTTCCTGCTCGGCGTGATGGGGCTCGCCGCGCCGTTCACGCCCAAGGAGTGCCGCAGCGAAAACTGGCCGTTCGAACGGATCGCAAACCTGTAG
- a CDS encoding helix-turn-helix transcriptional regulator: protein MITDSDMDRIFQALSHGTRRTILDHLRDHPGLRVGILAGKFDVSRVAIMAHLRVLEEANMVVSEREGRTRRLYLNAVPIQQISDRWLGAYSGSFASRLTGIKRAAEDAAKREGKQ from the coding sequence ATGATTACCGATTCGGACATGGACCGGATTTTCCAGGCGCTGTCGCACGGCACGCGGCGGACCATCCTCGATCACCTGCGCGACCATCCCGGACTCAGGGTCGGGATTCTCGCGGGAAAGTTCGATGTCAGCCGGGTCGCGATCATGGCGCATCTGCGGGTGCTCGAGGAGGCAAACATGGTGGTGAGCGAAAGGGAGGGCCGCACCCGGCGGCTCTATCTCAACGCGGTGCCGATCCAGCAGATCTCCGACCGCTGGCTCGGCGCCTACAGCGGGAGCTTCGCCTCTCGCCTTACGGGGATCAAACGCGCCGCCGAAGACGCGGCCAAACGGGAGGGAAAGCAATGA